The genomic stretch GCATAAAAGGCTTCGACTTCCTGCCCTCCGGGAGGCGGGCGCTCAGCCTGACAAGAAAACTTACTTATGAGACAGCCTCTTTTTTCTTTTATATCCATTAGCTCGCATATTTCCGTTTTCAGCTTTGCTTATTTTCATCATCCCTAAAAAGTTTACTGGAAAATCCTCTTGCCAGTTCTGTTTTACTTAGGGAAATGAATTAACTTACGACTGTGGATTTAGGAAATATAGTTTATATCATCGCCATTTTGGCCTATTTTATCTATCAGGCTACTCGGGGTAAAAAAAAGAATCAATCACCAGCTGATCAAGATTCCTTGCCCTCAGAACCTGAAGAGAGGCCAACGACTTTTGAGGATTTGCTCAGAGAAATCCGTGATGCCCAAAAGCCCAAGCCAGCGGAACCCGCTCCACCTCGAGTGGAGCCAGCTCCAGTAGAATACAAGCGTGCGGCAGAGCCTGTGGTACGGCCGGAGTGGAGACCTGACCCTGCCCCAGCCGTAAAGAGGTTTCCCACGAAGAAATGGGGTGAGGAGGAAGATGAGATTGAAAATTATCAGGGGGAGTTTGAAAAAACTGATTCTGATCTGACAAAAACCTCCAAGGGTATTCCTGAAATCCCTTCATTGAAAGAAACTGCGTTAGAAACCTCATATACCACTAAGAGTAAGTACGCTCGTTTAATGAAAGACCCGAAATCATTAAAAGATGCTATTGTGCTTAAAGAGATTTTGGACAGAAAGCATTTTTAGATAGAGTTGTCTCCGTGTCAGCTTCTTTAGCCCATTTGCCGACTTTGATTAGAGGGCAGTTCCTTCAGTATTGTTCGGCTTCGAAAATATGTTCTTTTGCATTGCCCCTTTATTTTCTTTTTGGACTAACTCATACCCAAGTCCATCCAGCTTTAGTAAAACACGGTCAATCTCTTCCTGTTCCAACGGGTAGGCATGTAGGTAATAAGGATATAACAGCAGGGTGACTGTGTCAAATTCCGGCTTTTCCCAATTCATGATTGCATCTAATCCATTCAACTTACCCAGATTGGTGGAATTCTCCGGAAATAGGATCTGATCACTGAACTCAAGGAAGTTATTTGTTATCAAAAATGTCTCATTTCCAGACTTATCAGCTTCTTCAGATAAGGTTTTAATCAAGGAAGGGTATTGTTTCAGTCTCTGTTGATAAGGGATGGCTAAGCAGGCAGGGGCGACAAGACAAATTGCAAGAACAACGGGTTGAAATCTCAGGTGTGAGCAATACACCAAAATAGCCAAGGCAAGATTAAAGGCAGCCATTTTAAAATCCTGGCTAAAGAGGCTGATGATTACTCCAACTAGTAAAAGTCCTGCCATCCATATTTTCAGTTTTGGAGAGTGAAGCCAATGGTTCCAGCCAATAGAGATCAGCATGGCAAGGATGGGGATAAGAATAATCAGGTGTCGGGGGTTGAGGTAAATAGGGCTATAAAACTTCAGCGAGGAACTCATAAACCAAAATCCAACTAGCAGACACAGGAAGGCTAAAGAGAATTCAAATCCTGGCCTTATTTTACATTTTAATCCAAGCATGATACCCGGCACAGCAAATACCATCCATGCCCAATAGGATCGTTCCACAAAATTACCGATCGGTACTATAGTCAGTCTTTTAAGAATAGCTCCAAAACCCTTGTCTGCATAAGAATATTCAGAAATATAGTGCCCGGTATGGATGGAGTTGATCCGATACGCGGGATCTCCAAAATTAATCCAAAAATAGCCTAAATAAAGAAATGTAATAAGAGTTCCTAGTACCAGAATAGTAAGGTAAAAAGATTTGACAAGCTGCCTTTTTCTAATATCAAAGATGAATAGCAGCAGGGGAAATGGAGCCATCAGTATGATGGTCTCTTTGGTGAGAAAACCCAAAAACAAACTTAATACAAGTACAAATCCTGCATATATCGGGCGGATATTCCTTTGGGTAGCAGCAACTGGAATAAGACAGGTAAAAAGCACCAAAAGGCTGTCAGGGTAAACTTTTGTCAGGAAATGAAGAAAGTAGACCTGTGTGCAAAACCATAGGGTCAAAACCCAGGCAGGATAGTTTTTTGGAAGAATCCTGATCAAAAGAAAAAGGCTAAAGATATAACTCAAAAGGGAAATCAGGGAAATCCTATGTGGTTCAAATCCAAGTAAATAACCAATAAGCCCAGAAGGAATATATGCTCCCCACCGGCTGGAGAAATGGTACTCATTGACCTGCATATTACCTTCCCAGAATTTTTTCCCGGCAAGTAAATAGTACACATCATCACTGAAAGTGATGCCATCAAAACCAAGAATCCAATAAAGACTTAGGAAAAGGATTCCGGTAAGAAAAGCGGAAAGATGAGGTTGAGGTAAAAAGTGTTGCGCTTTATGGCTGATCATTGGGCTAAAATTAGAAGGAATTTTCTATCGACAAGGCAAAATCATCAGGAAGGGGAAAAAATGACAATTCATGTCTATTTTTCATTTCGTTTAAACCAATTGGTTATTTTTACTTTTTCAAAATTAGCAGTTATACTATGAGCCAGGCAGGAAAGATAGAACAGCAAAAAATACTTCGGGTTTTCAAATTGATCAATTTGCTGCAATGCAACATAGGTAAACCAGTACATAAACTTGCTGAGCTACTTGAGACAGATGAGCGCACGATTTATAGGTATTTCAAATTGTTGGAAGCTTTGGGGTTTGAGGTTGTTAAGGAATTCAGTAAATACAAAATTCAACTGCGACCGGGGGTAGACCAGACCTTGCATTATGGGACATTTTCACAGGAAGAAAGCCAATGGCTGAGATCTATGATAGAAAGTCAGGGTAAAGGAAATCTGCTTCATGATTCTATCATCAAAAAACTCGATGTCAGATCTGAAGTGAAGCAGGGGACCGATCAATTATTCAAAGCGAATCTGGGTAGAATGGTAGATGAAATAGGTCGTGGGATCCAGCAAAAAGTGCAGGTTTGGCTGAAGGATTATTATTCGCTTAGTAGTGATACCACTAGTGACAGGCTGGTGGAGCCTGCTGCTTTTTCTTCTAATTACGAGAGTATCTACGCTTATGAGCCAGCTAGCAAAAGTATGAAAGTATTTAAGATTGAGCGGATAGGAGAGGTGGTGCTCAGTCAGCAAAATTGGAAATCTGAAGCGAAGCATGAATTGCCTGGCAAGCAGCTGTTTGGCTTTACCGGAAAGAATAAATTTAGAGTGAAGTTAAAGCTCAGTAAAAAGGCTTATCAACTCATGATGGAAGAGCATCCCAATGCCAGGCCGTTTACCTCGGTTAAAAACCGAAACCAGTATTATTTTGAAGGTGAGGTTCCCCAGCTCCCCGGATTGGCCAGGTTTATTTTAGGCTTGCCAGGTGAGATCAAGGTTGAAGAAGGGGAGGAGATGAAAACCTACTTGAATGGGCAGTTGGAAAAAGCTAAATTCCTTTAATACCTGTATTTCCAATCGAACTCTCAAAAGCTGTTTTCATTGTGTTTGGTGTGTTGATGGCAATAGCCAAAATTCCTTCGCTTTTCAGCCCAGATTAATGGTGATTCGACTTCACCCACAAGTGACATGTGAACAAAAAAATGGCCTCAATGCTATTGTTGACCGAAGTTCTCCGATGCATTGGTCTTCCACTGACAGAAAAGCGAATATAGATAGTCAAAGCAAAAAACTAGGAGCAAAAGGGTATTTCGTGCATTTGCGATTACAAAAGTCAAAAAATGTGAGAGAAGGAGTGATCCAATTGCAGGAGATATTCCGTTTATACCTTCGAATATCCAGTTGAAAGATCAAAAAGTGCAAAGTAATATTAGTATCTTTTAATTATAATTTAGGTATAAGTAAGAAATTGATTAATTTGCACACGAATTAGTCATTGATGTTTGTGGTTTTATAACTTAGCTATTTGAATAAATTTGTACTATGAATTTTTTGACGCGGTTGAAAATCCTTCCTAGATGGATAATTGCCACCCTTGATTCTTTAATTCTTTTCCATTGTGCCTTGTTTGGGTACTTGGTACGGTTCAATTTTGAACTGGCTCTAATCGAACAATATGACGCTATAGCAGGTAGTTTCACCTTTATGGTAGGGGGGTTACTTGTAATGCAAAATACCCGTAGTTACGAAGGTATTGTGAGACACACTGGTTTCAGGGACGGATCGAATATTTTCAGAACCGTACTGATTAATTTTGTCCTCTTTCTTTTTCTGAACTTCTTTCATGGCAATTTTTTGAATGATAGGTTTTTGCTCCCTACCTCAGTTCTGATTATAGCGAGCCTTTCCTCGTTGTTTATGCTTATTTTTTATCGGTTGTTGGTTAAGGAACTCTTTGTGTATCTGAAAAATGGGATATTGGTAAAAGAACTGAAGAACGGAGTGATATTCGGTGCCGGTGAGGCTGGGATCATTGCCCAGGAGGCGATTAAGAGAGATAGTAAAATATTGTTTAATACAGTGGCCTTTTTGGATGATGACCCTAAAAAGGAAGGTAAAAACATTGATGGGAAAAGAATTTATAAGGGTTTAGGGGATCTTGAGAAGCTGTCAAAACAATTCGGTATTACTGAATTGATAATTGCTGTCAGGGATCTTTCAGTACTTAGAAAAAATGAAATTATAGAT from Algoriphagus sp. NG3 encodes the following:
- a CDS encoding helix-turn-helix transcriptional regulator — encoded protein: MSQAGKIEQQKILRVFKLINLLQCNIGKPVHKLAELLETDERTIYRYFKLLEALGFEVVKEFSKYKIQLRPGVDQTLHYGTFSQEESQWLRSMIESQGKGNLLHDSIIKKLDVRSEVKQGTDQLFKANLGRMVDEIGRGIQQKVQVWLKDYYSLSSDTTSDRLVEPAAFSSNYESIYAYEPASKSMKVFKIERIGEVVLSQQNWKSEAKHELPGKQLFGFTGKNKFRVKLKLSKKAYQLMMEEHPNARPFTSVKNRNQYYFEGEVPQLPGLARFILGLPGEIKVEEGEEMKTYLNGQLEKAKFL